From Drosophila santomea strain STO CAGO 1482 chromosome 2R, Prin_Dsan_1.1, whole genome shotgun sequence:
CCTCTTCAAGGGCTTGGCCGACCAGATCGGTCTTCCCTGCACCCTGCAGCGCAGTGTGGACGGCAGGATGCTGTTCAACGAACTGCCACTGCCCCTGGAGCCGGAGAAGGATGTGCACTGCGACAAGAAGACGCTCAAGTACATGCCCTGGCGGATGCTGCGACCCACCCACGTGGTGGACCTCCTGTACAATGTGGGTGAGCTGTATCCGATGCAGAGTCGCCAGGCGCTGCAGTACCTGCGCCTCTACTAGTTCAACTAGTTCTACTTGTTCCCAGTTTCTGAGCTAAGCTCAAATGATCTCGGTTGCGCTTGCCAAATTATCCTGTCCACTTGTTTGTCCTCTGCTGTATgcaagtttattaaaattgttttatcGGGTACGcccattgtttattttgtaagAAATCTATTATATATCTTAGAGCAAAATATCATACAAATAGCTTAAACTTTATTACATTAAACACATTAAAACAAGTTCCAGCACTACGCCCTATTTTAGTTAGATTTTTTGTGTCAGAAATTAATAAGAAGAAACACAAAGTATTTGGGTGTTGCGATTGGAATTGAAATGCAATACAAATACTTTTTAAGCCAGTTTAGCGTTTTGAAAAAAACATATTCACAATCGTTTTGAATTAAGTGTGGTATATTTTTCGAGCATAGAAAGTAATATCTCTGAAAATCCTGGTTTGCGTCGCGACTATTTACGGAAGCCACTGCGCATGTCCTTCTCCTCTGGAATTGCGTCTGACATTCGTGGTCCCAGTGTCAGATGGAGAGCAGTGGGGTTCGCGGAATGAGGAGCACGTAAACAAGAGAATCTCGGGCCACGTTAGATTAGCCAACGGATTGggtggccagcagcaggatgATCCGGCCCTTCGTCACGCTGCTATACTTCCTGCTGACCAGTTCGTCCATCGTCTTCACGGCCTGCGTGAACAATGGTGAGTGCTCGTTGAGGGGCGACCTTGGCGGAGAAAAATCAATAACATCTCACATTTCATCTGCGATGTCCAGTGACGGGCACCAGTTCACCCGGACCCGGTCCCAGTACCTCGCTGACCAGCGGGCACATCCATCGCACGGCGGCAGCCATCGAAAGGGTCAACAAACTGTGGTGCTTCGCCTGCCACACGATGGATGATGGGGAGGCCTGCGTGGATGTGGCGGTCCGTAACGATTCCGCACTGATGAAGAAGTGCCAGGGCGAGGAGTTCATCTGCATGGTGAGTAAGCATGGCCATGGCACCTCCAGTTCTCGAATCACTAACCATAACCCACCCACTCAACCCACAGGTCAAGCGATTCTCGTACACCACCAGCACGGAGAACTCCACCAGTTCGCCCAAGATGTGGTCATTGGACCGGCGATGCACTGCCAACTGTGAGCCCGGCTGCATCATCATTGGCGAGCGGACCAAGCTGTACTCCTGCACCTCCTGCTGCGAGGAGTCCTTCTGCAATACGGGCCGAGGTGCTGCCTCCGGGATCTTCCATCGCGAGGACACGGGCATTGGCACACGGCTCTTTTGGCTGGCCGCCCCCTTCTTGGTCAACATGTCGCTGGTCCTGTACAAGCGGCACGCCGGCCACGTTCTCCTCAAGCTGCAATAGGCCTCCGGGTCACCTCACAGAATTTAATGCTCCACACTGAACTCAACTCCACTAAATGCCAAATCCTAGCTAACTTTAGTTCGATGTCTCCTGTAATGTAGATAGGCCGGGTGATGAGAAGACCCCACAAAGCGAGAAATCATGAATTGGAACCTCGATTCCGTAGGCTAGTactaatattatatttaccatggattacttttaattaaaaatagatttcCCACATATATTGAGTTGTGACTTTAATATGATTTGCAGCTCGCAGATatcttattaattatattattcaATTTGGACAACATCAAAAGCTACTTATTACCTCGAGTGTGCCcacaaaattgtattttagtTGGAAAATATTACGTATTTGGTCAATCGGAAGTAGCTGCAACTCCAGTTCCACCTGGccaattaattatttgtttggaAATTACGATTTTTACCCGAAAACTCAAGAGCATTTCTAAATTGTTTACCCATAAGCCAGCTTACTGCTTTAGATTACCAGTTGTAAGCACATTAATTAATTGCGATCGAGGTCCGTTTCCATTGCCGATTGCTTATCCGTAGGCAAACTGTTAATAGAATAATTGTAATCCCTAAATTAGGGGCCATTGTCGGCAATCCCAGCCGTATTGTATGCCAAATTCTGGTAAGCAGCGAGGCCATGAATACATGCATTAAGCCCTTCATTTGGCCCTGTGAATTGCATTACGTTTCCgtttccacatccacatttacatccacatccacatccacatgcacatGCCCAGCTTCCTCTGTCTGCATCCGCATTACGATTTTTGAGCCGGCTGCGGATGGGGGATTCTGTGGGGCGGCTCTTCTGGGCAGACatgaattatttattggaCAAGCAGTCGCCGCATCGTAGGAGTGTTTATAGGCAGCTGTGGGCGGGGCAGGACCTCTCTTCCGGCCTTTGGGTGGGCGGCAGATCCTGCTCATCTAATGGCGTTGCCATTAAAAACAGATACTAACATGAGACATGCTGCATCCGTGTTTTCGAGCGTGAGCCTCTTGTTTTGTCCTTATTTTCGGGTCTGGAACGCACCACGCCCCCTCATTTGGGCCACACATGCAAGAAGGCTTGTTAACGCCCATCAAGTACACGGGAAACTAACAGAGGGAAAAATGTGTTTGCAAGCATCAGAAGTTATAAATTTATCATACAAATAAGAACAATTATTTCTAAATGTCTTGTAATATGTAACAAAGATAGTTTGTCCTAGAAAACTTAAGCGATTTGGCGTATACATCAATAGAGATACCATTTCTTGCACTGCATGAGATCTCCCTGCTCCAGTTTCGTTTCCCCCGAGGGATACTTTCCGGACCAAACATGCCGGGCTGGCCCGGCTCCTAGCTGAGCTTCGTGCTCCTAGGCTCCTCCATCTTGGCTAATAGAGCCGAGACAAATCTCTTCATTTCGGGCTTAATTTTCTTAGCAAATTTACATAAATGACCGAGGGGAGTATGAAATGAAAGGAAGTTGGATAGGGTTCAGGTTCAGCCGGCTGGCCATCCATCATGGCTCTCAGTGGGTGGCGAAGTGGGGTGGGGGAGTGGATAGCTTTATGTGGCCTTCGTGTATTTGGCGTTTATTTTTGCGGCTTTCATGTCGTAAATCTTCATCAGACTGCAAATTACGTGGTTTCCATCGCGCCACTCGCCCgctccttcgtccttcgtcgTTCGACGGCATCCTTCGGCGTTCCGGGGGCACTTTTCGGAATGTGGCGGAACGTATCCGGCAAACAATAAAGTGACCGCATCGCGAGGCCCCAAACCTCCATAACCTTGGTCGGGAAAAACAATAAGCGGTGACAAAAAGGCAACAGGATGCGCATAAAACCAGGAACAACAAAGGCAtagacaacaacaaaaataaccATTAAAGGACATCGGTGGGCGGTGAATGCGGCGCAGCCATTGACAACAGTTTCatttatgaaaaataataGCCACGGCAATAtgcaaaatttattattatatttgcGTTGAGCCGCAAAAATGCGACGGATTTCGAGCCTCGACCTTAAAAAGTTGATGGGACTGTCCGAGCAAGCTACCACGAGTTTGAAATACccttttaaaatgtttgataaGAATGGCTGCCAAGtacaggaaaatatttttatcatAAACTATATTAATAGcctttcaaaatatttataagattAATACAGATTACTAGTGTTTCGTCTGGCACCCACACAATGCGATTAGAGAAGTCAAGTGTCGATGATAAATGGTCATGATAAAAAACTTGATTAAGAATGGACTCATTAAATGGAAGATTATACCGAATTTAATAGGCACTTGTGATTTTAAGTCTTTTTGGGTGCTTTCCAATGAAACGTGTTATCTGTGAGCAGTGACGGTTATAAATACTTTccttaataattattttaattcacaAACTACCTAAGTTCTTCGATTCAGACACTATTATTTAACTTATCTACAGTAGAGGTCGGAGGTTCCACTGGTTCTTCTGGGGCGCTAGGTTCCTTATCATCTCTAGGAGATGTCTGTTTTTCGATAGGAGGgctttttgcctttggccGCAGGAAAATGTCAAGTCCTCCGAATGGCGCCTCGATGAGCAGATGCATTGCATAGGAAAACAGCACGGTGAATCCAAAGGTCGACCAGATGTTAAGCATCTGAAAATTGGGTATTTTAGATCCAACAAAAGCATTATGGTTTACTAAACCCACCATTTGGTAATCCGAGAAGTAAGTGCTCGTCCTGGTACTCCGGGCGTTCATCTCCATAAAGAACATGTGCCATATAAAAACGGAATACGACAGCCTGGAGAGCGGTTGCCATAGCGGAGAGGAGAGGAAACTATTGGCCAGTCCTCCGTGTCCCTGAACGCAGGCGAAGATCACCCAGCAAAGGGCCATCGCCCAGCCCAATCTCGTGAAAGTATAGTAAGAAGTCTCCGCCAAGGTGGACGCTGAGGGATCAGACCACTTGGACGGTGGATACATGGCAAAGAGCGATGTGAAGATCATGGCCAGGCAGAGGATCCATCCCGACCACACGGACACCCAGCTGAGCTGGAACTTCTTCCCCTTGCTCAGATGCAGGAAGTATCCGAAGAGGAATCCTATAAGCCAAGGTGTAGCGTGCGTATGGGTTGCATAGTATGCAGCTTCCGTTGCTCCTGGAGTGGCATTTCTGGAGAAAAAGCATACGGTAAGAACTCGATTTAAACACCAAACAGTATGACCTACGTGACCATCATGGAGTAGCCGTTGACCATCATGGTGGCAAAGAGACAGGCGGCAAGTGATAGTATGAGAATGAAAATGCCAGCAGCTGCTTTCTTGCCCCATTTGTAGAGGGAAATCAGGAAGATCGGCGAGATGATGTACAGCTGCATGTCCATCGACAGATACCACGATTGACCCAGGCACTAGGTTTGGAAATGAAACGTATAtcatatttatgtattattagGATGGTAGTAGTAGTACTATGAACTCACCTTGGCATCTGTGTAGTTGTTCACGAAGAGCAAAGTCCAATACCAACCAGACCTGCAAGCCGCGTTCCCGAGATACCCACCCACAAAGAGTGGCCCATCGGATATCAGAGGCATCAGCTTCATGTGGACAACTATGGCCATCGCCAGGAGCGGAGCGATGCGGATGAGGCGGTGCAAATACATCATTGGCACATTAAGTTTGCCCTTGGTCCTGCGGGTGAAATGCACTCAGCATGGGAATAGCTTTGTCACGTTTCTTTGACTCACTTGTCCATCAATCGCAATGGAATCAGAGCCACCAGCAAGCCGCCAATCACTAAAAACGAGTCCACGGCTATGAAGCCATGCAGAATAAAACTGGCAAAAGGACTTTCCACCCACTGCAAAGGGATATTGCTTTTAAAATGTTCTCCAAATAAGTAGAACATCGCTTACCGTTGCGGCACTGAACAAATTGATGTGTGGCGAAATAAGAGAAGCGGAGTACTGATGGCAAGTAATCACCCAAATGAGCGACAGGCATCGGATTCCATGAAGGCAGTCGATTACATTCGGATTCGAATGGCTTTCCACCACGCGAAACAGGGCCCGCGAATTGGCCCGAGCCGAGAAGATCTTCACAATGCTGGGAAGCCGATCTGAGGATGAACTAAAACCGtgaaatatgcataaaaagGTTTATAATAGGTTTACTTACTCTGATCTTTGACTAGGAAGTAGTCCCACAGGGTGAAGAGTGCCACAATGCAACTCATCACCGAAAACATAACTCTGCAAACAAAAGAGTTAGCCAAATAAAGTTCTATACCACTTCGGGTGACTTACATCATGAAAATGGTGAGTCCATCCCAGGACCCACTTTCACTCGCCTGGCAGCTGCCTTCACTGATGCTCATGCCTGAGCTGGGATCACTCACATTGAGTAACTTCCCCATCAGTTGACCCACAAAAGTGTTCATGTGGGCCGCCGAGCAGGATGCAGGAAAGCAAGTGGCGGTCTTGAAGCTACCGAGCGATGTTTCGATCCCCATTATTTTGGCAGGGGATACCGAGAGAAAGCAGTACTTTCCTTGGATACTTCTACCCTGGCCGACCTCCTTCCTGATGTTCAGACACTCGTCGAAGTTGCCCAGGTCGTACGAATGGCCGGTGAGAAGACCCGATGGAATGGAGCCCCAGGCATCGATCACTGGCATTTTTTCAATGCTAGATATAGCCAACTCTACTTGTAGTACTTTAACTACTTACTTTTCAACGCCCAGTACTCAGCACTTCGCAGTCCTGCCATTAGCCTCGCCATATCGTTGAGACACAACAGATCCTCCACACCAACCAACTGGGAGACGCCTAAATCTTCCAGTGAGATGTTCCGAAAGTATTCGGCAAACTCGATGCCCAAGGACCTAAGATTCCTGACTTTCCGAAACTCCGGCAATACATCCTCATCACTCGGATTCCCGGCACTGATAAACACAATTCCGCAGAGTAGAAACACGAGCACTTTGTTCGTCATGCTGGTTAAAGTGCTATTGAGGGTTTCTTGACGAATGAGGAACCCCTTTATATGCGAATTAGGTAGTGATAAGGGCCGCCAACGCAAATCAGTCACGATATTAGTCACTAGATAGGTAATAACATTGAAATACCTGATTAAACAATCTTGTCACTTGCAATAGTTAATCAGTACTTAAGCAGCGCTACTTCACGGAATTGTTCAGAATCGGACAGGTGTACCAAAATAATTTGGTTTCTTATCTACCCAGGTGCTTGAAGCGGACGCCTGGCCGATGattattattcaatttaaaatatgttaagTCTTTTGGGAATTGCCAAATACCCGAAACCAAATTCACAACAAAAACTCCGTAATCATCTCGGAGAAATCACGCGAAATCATCGAAGTAGTAAGCATACCCGACTGGATTTTTAGGGTAAGTGTCACAGAGATTCCCGCTGGTGTTATTGCTTTGCCCGCTTTATTCATTCATTATTATGTATTGCCACTTTGGCATTGGCACAGTGTTCCGCcatgtttctgtttgtttgttcacttgtttgcttttatttgccATCATTCTGTGCACTCGTTAgcggttgttgttgctgctttgtCGCGCCAAGTCCACAaagaaatttcaattaaaatgcaacaaTGCCGCACTCCATCATTGGGGCGACGCGCCAAGCTGACAAACCGCGACACATTCCCTCGCCCGGCATTCTCCAAGTACTCCTCCTGTAGCACCTCCTGCTGATCCTCCTGGTGCTCCTCCTGGCACTCCGCCCTGCCGGAAGTCCCCAAGAATTTGGCAGCCACGAGAGTCGCACGTCTCGCCAATGGCTGGCAAATGACTTTTCATGGCgcaaagtttttggccagGCGGCAAGGGGGGCTTTGGGTTTTGGCCACTACTCGGAAAACTGCAATAATGAGTTGGGGAAAATGAATTAAGTTTAGAAAAAGTTCGCTGGGGACGATATTCAAAGCCCAACTTAGAGTTTGCTCATAAAAACGTAATAAATGTACAATTTTTGTAAACTAATAAGCTGAAATAATAATGTgatttgaaataaaaagcttTAAAGCACTTGGCACCCTCAATCagatatataaaatatattaaatgtaGCTTATAGCATTATTTATGAGTGGTAATAGAAATGAAATAGATTCTTTAGTGTTCCTGATTTATCAAGCATATATCTGTAAGGTTCAATGATGAaaagatatattttaatattttataatcttcacattgaaattgaaaatagtCGTGTTGGCGATAATAGAATAATCTattgatttgaattttgaataaaaaatgttaCTAAATAGCTACCACCTGTTCTTATATGTTTCAATGAAAAACCAATAACCTTGTCATTAATTTATGATTTTCATTTGTGACTGAAGCGCTGGTTGTGGATCACTTAACACTATTACTATATCAAAGTCCATGTTCTGTTCCTAGTAAAGTTCTTCATGGCACCGCCGTGGGTGATTTCTCCCCGTCGTCAAATTAGGGTGATGCACATGCAGAACATCGCCAACTGGCCAAAAACAAGTGCAAACTGGGCAACATCTGGCGGggcatggagcatggagcatggagcatgtAGCATGCAGCATGGGGCAGCAGACAACGACAAGACCGGGCTGATGTTCCATTGACAGCACCCGAATGTCAGTGGCCTTGTAGACGACGGCTGAGCCGAGGCCCCACCACCCAAGAGCCCCACCACCCCCCGCCTGGGGGATCGGCTCCCTTGCAGTGACTGTGTAATTAAAACTTTGAGTAACAGCCACGAAAACTACAATTGACTGACTGCCTGACATCCTGGGGGCATTGTTGTATTTGGATGGTGAGTGGTTGGGTAACTGGGTGTTTGGGTGTTTGGGTGACTGGGTGCAGGCGGTGGGTGGTGACCTAAGCTGTCAGTTGACGCCACTTTGGGTGCGAagtgttttcgtttttttaataaactttcaCCAGTCTGCTGGCAGCAGCTCATCCCTTATTGGATTTTCAGCTTTCGGTGCGAGCGATGTTGATGGAGGCGGAGCGAGCTGAAATAGAGATAAGGAGATAGTTGAAAGTCGGAGGACTCTGGACTGCTTTCTCCATTAAGAGCTTGCTCTGCTCTTGCGATTTGCGTAAACGATTTTGATAGATTTTGATGGGattttggctttggttttgaGTTGGTGAGTTGGTCTCGAGTGCCTCGAGTTTTTCCCACACAAAGTTCTGGCTTTAATTCCAGCTCATCTTGCCAGTCGGAGGACACGGAAACGCACTAAGCGCAAATTAGAGGGAGCAAAGGAGATTTCGTGttggaaaattgattttctcgtgtcttttcttttgccaGCTTTACGGTAATTTGCTCGCACACAGgcacactgagcgaaaagtTGTATGCTTACACATgtaaaacttaaatatttttagttagGTTATTATATAAGATACAACATTAAATTGCATTCTTAAAgtttatgttttaatattgaatatattCAAGCAAATTGGTTTAGTTTGGTATACGTTCCCAGTGCACTGATGTTCACTCggatgcacacacacaaaatgtttCTCCGCTCACGTTTAATGCTTTACAtgaatttgcatattaatcTTGGGTTTCTTTCCCATCTCCTGGCTGGTCCTGCCATCCGCCCATGGCCCGGTGTCCTGGCAACCTTTCCGAAATTACACGGAACTACACATTTTGGTTTGTCACCTCGGCATTACGGCACGTAAAGCGTAATCAGCTGTGTGTGCAAAGCTGTGGGACATCTCCCAGCCACCCCCAGTCACCCCTTTTTGGAGCTGTCCCCTCGAGCGTATGCAAATAAGGACCCCGCGTTGTTGCCAGCTGCTCTCAAGGCGACTTAACGCCTGCTTAATGAACATAAATTAGTCAGGTGTCGCTGTGCGGCGTCCTTTTCCCACCTAACGCCCCCTTTAGGGACctcgtgggcgtggcacagcATGCGTTTGTATTTCAATTTCGTCGCTAGTAACTTCCGCTGGGCGGCAGGACCCCCACGAGATTCCCTACTCACGAAGTCTTTAATCAAGGTCGCAGCGTGACTCCACTTTCCGCTCAGTGGTCACGGTCTTGAGATTTACGTTGAAAAGGAAAGCTgcttttaaattcaaataatttaaatggaGTTGGaataaatgtaattgaaaaatgtatcTAGAATGGAATTGAGCagggtaaaaaaaaataatgaaaacttttaaaactaGGTAAGGACTACCATTTAAGTGTCAATAATAATCGAGTATAATCGAAATGGATCCATTTACTAACGTTTGAATCGCAGTTTAATTGCACTATATGTTTCAGTCCTGCACTCTAATTGACGTTTCGATGGAGAGCCTGTCAAACACTCGCCGGATCTGAATCCTCCAGTTCAGTGGAGCACTTTGACCCAGTTACCACCGCCCCTTTTATGGGAAACCCTTGTCTTCGATTACTGTTTGCTAATCATCTGCCCTCGATTGCGCCATTACAGTTGACAGTGGGCATTAAGTGCAGGCCCACCACCGCCCATTTTAGCCATTCACCAGGCGGAGTGATTAGGGCCGGCAGTTATTGGGCCACAACCGCTTGACCGCAAATGAAATCAGCCAGCGCATCTATAAAGTCCATCCATTCAAGCGGCTGGGTGCGAAAACCACGGCATCCCGCCGGATGCAAGAACTATGCCCGATGCCCAATGTCCGCTGTCCGATTGTGTGGCCTACGCACGGGTCAGGGATACCCCCTGCATCAGGCCCCACTTCCGCTGACCTCTGCTGCGGCTGCCAGGAAGCAATCAATAGTGTAGTGCCAGACAACAGCATCCGGCGTAGTTGTTTGGAGCTGAAATAGTAAAACAGACCTGCGACTGGCCGTGGGGTTATTTGTCAGCCTATGACCATGCCATTGGAATCACCACGGCACTAGAACACCCATTAACTGTCCTCAGAAAACGTCAATTTGTTTTACCAACCCCAAAGTTTTGTC
This genomic window contains:
- the LOC120445339 gene encoding uncharacterized protein LOC120445339, with amino-acid sequence MIRPFVTLLYFLLTSSSIVFTACVNNVTGTSSPGPGPSTSLTSGHIHRTAAAIERVNKLWCFACHTMDDGEACVDVAVRNDSALMKKCQGEEFICMVKRFSYTTSTENSTSSPKMWSLDRRCTANCEPGCIIIGERTKLYSCTSCCEESFCNTGRGAASGIFHREDTGIGTRLFWLAAPFLVNMSLVLYKRHAGHVLLKLQ
- the LOC120446793 gene encoding nose resistant to fluoxetine protein 6; protein product: MTNKVLVFLLCGIVFISAGNPSDEDVLPEFRKVRNLRSLGIEFAEYFRNISLEDLGVSQLVGVEDLLCLNDMARLMAGLRSAEYWALKMIDAWGSIPSGLLTGHSYDLGNFDECLNIRKEVGQGRSIQGKYCFLSVSPAKIMGIETSLGSFKTATCFPASCSAAHMNTFVGQLMGKLLNVSDPSSGMSISEGSCQASESGSWDGLTIFMIVMFSVMSCIVALFTLWDYFLVKDQNRLPSIVKIFSARANSRALFRVVESHSNPNVIDCLHGIRCLSLIWVITCHQYSASLISPHINLFSAATWVESPFASFILHGFIAVDSFLVIGGLLVALIPLRLMDKTKGKLNVPMMYLHRLIRIAPLLAMAIVVHMKLMPLISDGPLFVGGYLGNAACRSGWYWTLLFVNNYTDAKCLGQSWYLSMDMQLYIISPIFLISLYKWGKKAAAGIFILILSLAACLFATMMVNGYSMMVTNATPGATEAAYYATHTHATPWLIGFLFGYFLHLSKGKKFQLSWVSVWSGWILCLAMIFTSLFAMYPPSKWSDPSASTLAETSYYTFTRLGWAMALCWVIFACVQGHGGLANSFLSSPLWQPLSRLSYSVFIWHMFFMEMNARSTRTSTYFSDYQMMLNIWSTFGFTVLFSYAMHLLIEAPFGGLDIFLRPKAKSPPIEKQTSPRDDKEPSAPEEPVEPPTSTVDKLNNSV